The following are encoded together in the Pedobacter steynii genome:
- a CDS encoding DUF6266 family protein: MAISKYGPYGHPNGKIGKLVHYMLKGQPVTRLVGRRTKSSPAQLVNCQSMAVTMRFLNHESVLRFINLGFELEARGTVKNQHNLATSYNKKFALKGEYPNLRMDYSKVLLSKGELSAPKDTKLIKTEIGLELSWNPEMPGSWHHGDDIAMVLVYFPRSQEGISFLNASKRETGKHSIPLTREFQDDPIEVYMCFKSADGKEISDSVYFGNLNGEAETPEEQRQKKKYVELKARFNQVSAAYWQNIELNGGLIVETKAFRNLQTEYLALKAKLDNLPGKPS, encoded by the coding sequence ATGGCAATATCTAAGTACGGCCCATATGGCCATCCAAATGGAAAAATTGGAAAACTGGTACACTACATGTTAAAAGGGCAGCCTGTAACACGTTTAGTGGGAAGAAGGACTAAATCGAGTCCTGCGCAATTGGTGAATTGTCAGAGTATGGCAGTAACCATGCGCTTTTTAAATCATGAGAGTGTTTTGAGGTTTATCAATTTGGGCTTTGAACTGGAAGCCCGCGGAACGGTTAAAAACCAGCATAACCTGGCTACCTCTTACAATAAGAAATTTGCCTTAAAAGGCGAGTATCCTAACCTCAGGATGGATTACAGCAAAGTATTGCTGAGTAAAGGGGAATTATCTGCTCCTAAAGACACTAAACTGATTAAAACAGAAATAGGGCTGGAGTTGAGCTGGAATCCTGAAATGCCTGGTTCCTGGCATCATGGAGATGATATCGCTATGGTTTTAGTGTATTTTCCACGCAGTCAGGAAGGGATCAGCTTTTTAAATGCGTCCAAAAGAGAAACAGGAAAACACAGTATCCCCTTAACCAGAGAATTTCAGGATGATCCGATAGAGGTTTATATGTGCTTTAAATCTGCAGACGGAAAGGAAATCTCTGATAGTGTCTATTTTGGAAACCTGAACGGGGAAGCAGAAACGCCGGAAGAACAGCGGCAAAAGAAGAAATATGTGGAGTTGAAAGCCCGGTTTAATCAGGTTTCGGCAGCTTATTGGCAAAATATTGAGCTTAACGGAGGGCTAATTGTGGAGACTAAAGCCTTTAGGAATCTCCAAACGGAATACCTTGCGTTGAAAGCTAAGCTGGATAATTTGCCGGGAAAACCAAGTTGA
- a CDS encoding DUF4834 family protein, with the protein MGFLKFLFIAFLVLYILRIIFRLVFPMVLKNMFSKVQQQAENQARQRNNKPEGDISIDYMPPQPKGGRTDKLGDFVDYEEIK; encoded by the coding sequence ATGGGATTTTTAAAATTTCTTTTTATCGCTTTTCTGGTACTGTATATCCTGCGGATCATTTTCCGTTTGGTATTTCCTATGGTACTGAAAAACATGTTTAGCAAGGTGCAGCAACAGGCTGAAAACCAGGCCAGACAACGCAACAATAAACCTGAAGGGGACATTTCTATCGATTATATGCCACCCCAGCCAAAAGGCGGAAGAACGGATAAACTGGGTGATTTCGTAGATTATGAAGAGATAAAATAG
- a CDS encoding YwbE family protein gives MDGKNRKDIYPGLEVDIILKKDQRTGQLTRGIVANLLTSSPYHSRGIKVRLEDGQVGRVAEIIGD, from the coding sequence ATGGACGGAAAGAATAGAAAAGACATTTATCCAGGATTGGAAGTAGACATTATCTTGAAGAAAGATCAGAGAACGGGGCAGTTAACAAGGGGCATTGTTGCAAATCTGTTGACTTCTTCTCCATATCATTCCAGAGGGATCAAAGTGCGTCTGGAAGATGGTCAGGTAGGGCGTGTGGCCGAAATTATAGGCGATTAA